In one Cupriavidus taiwanensis genomic region, the following are encoded:
- a CDS encoding coniferyl aldehyde dehydrogenase translates to MREVPDLSSVFGAMHAASRRDQLPAWSVRADRLQRLRRLVTENRAGIAAAIHADFTNRPRQETALLEVFPSVAGIDDALRHGKRWMRVRRAPTGFWFRPGRSRLVPQPLGVVGIVVPWNYPLYLTIGPLAGALAAGNRAMVKLSEYTPRFAALFAQLVTQHFAPDEIMVVNGDAEVASAFTALPFDHLLFTGSTVVGHHVMCAAATNLTPVTLELGGKSPAIVGAGADLERAVERILVGKLMNAGQTCIAPDYVLVPADLRDQLAEAARRCVGRLYPDLARNPDYTSIISPRHFARLAALVDEAAAQGATVVPLSQAQPDAQARRLPPVLLLDVPAGVTAMREEIFGPVLPVVSYRTLDDAVDYINARPRPLALYVFERDRGAINHVIKQTVAGGVTVNDTLFHIAQDGLPFGGVGASGMGAYHGQAGFDTFSKVKPVFHQASLNGAGLLKPPYGKTFETMLRLLLR, encoded by the coding sequence ATGCGAGAAGTTCCCGACCTGTCGTCCGTCTTCGGTGCCATGCATGCCGCCTCGCGGCGTGACCAGCTGCCCGCCTGGAGCGTGCGCGCCGATCGCCTGCAGCGCCTGCGGCGCCTGGTGACCGAAAACCGGGCCGGCATTGCCGCGGCGATCCATGCCGATTTCACCAACCGCCCGCGCCAGGAAACCGCGCTGCTGGAGGTGTTCCCAAGCGTCGCGGGCATCGACGATGCCCTGCGCCACGGCAAGCGCTGGATGCGCGTGCGGCGCGCGCCGACCGGGTTCTGGTTCCGCCCGGGACGCTCGCGGCTGGTGCCGCAGCCGCTCGGCGTGGTGGGCATCGTGGTGCCCTGGAACTACCCGCTGTACCTGACCATCGGGCCGCTCGCCGGCGCGCTGGCGGCAGGCAACCGCGCCATGGTGAAGCTGTCGGAATACACGCCGCGCTTCGCCGCGCTGTTTGCGCAACTGGTGACGCAGCACTTTGCGCCGGACGAGATCATGGTGGTCAACGGCGATGCCGAAGTGGCCAGCGCCTTCACCGCGTTGCCGTTCGACCACCTGCTGTTCACCGGCTCGACCGTGGTGGGCCACCATGTGATGTGCGCGGCGGCCACCAACCTGACCCCGGTGACGCTGGAGCTGGGCGGCAAGTCGCCGGCCATCGTCGGCGCCGGGGCCGACCTGGAGCGCGCGGTGGAGCGCATCCTGGTGGGCAAGCTGATGAACGCGGGCCAGACCTGCATCGCGCCGGATTACGTGCTGGTGCCGGCGGACCTGCGGGATCAGCTGGCGGAGGCGGCGCGCCGCTGCGTCGGCCGGCTCTATCCCGACCTGGCGCGCAACCCCGACTACACCAGCATCATCAGCCCGCGGCATTTCGCGCGGCTGGCAGCGCTGGTCGACGAGGCCGCCGCGCAAGGCGCGACCGTGGTGCCGCTGTCGCAGGCGCAGCCCGACGCGCAGGCGCGGCGCCTGCCGCCGGTGCTGCTGCTGGACGTGCCCGCAGGCGTGACCGCGATGCGCGAGGAAATCTTCGGGCCGGTGCTGCCGGTGGTGAGCTACCGCACGCTCGACGATGCCGTGGACTACATCAACGCGCGCCCGCGCCCGCTGGCGCTGTACGTTTTCGAGCGCGACCGCGGCGCCATCAACCATGTGATCAAGCAGACCGTCGCCGGCGGCGTTACCGTCAACGACACCCTGTTCCATATCGCCCAGGACGGCCTGCCGTTCGGCGGCGTCGGCGCCAGCGGCATGGGCGCGTACCACGGGCAGGCGGGCTTCGATACGTTTTCGAAGGTGAAGCCGGTGTTCCACCAGGCCAGCCTGAACGGCGCCGGCCTGCTCAAGCCGCCTTACGGCAAGACCTTCGAAACGATGCTGCGGCTGCTGCTGCGATAA